A single region of the Acipenser ruthenus unplaced genomic scaffold, fAciRut3.2 maternal haplotype, whole genome shotgun sequence genome encodes:
- the miip gene encoding migration and invasion-inhibitory protein has translation MSAFDQVAALRHQNQELLERLRVKQKSYRELRRGRERGEREGGQPWAARAALTASLRSRAGGEGEGGNKSSTPLRGAQGWKQRGSVTQGRGSETQGRGSETQGQGSETQGQGSETQGRGSETQGRGSETQGQGSETQGRGSETLRYTDQLLHLGNDRQRDAFIRETRRPKPILLPPHSRERKGASHVTFQSPEEASEGEGWSVRPFLGYDWIAGVLDADSSLSEKSEPFFTELRDFRQVNREECVHQEYMEAEQLDLLPLTSVKDPQVLDYSRDTHQCTHCYRVNSRLFAVPLDPQAACPVCKTPRSQRPTPTAQEPAFIRVSIPRSTLLPAYRYTAHRRKSFDPSDSLALPSHCLSGWSSTAPPAAPSMNSLDLKTSVKPETASSVLSTSALYLSQLDCSVSRVMGGAHTDQLLDLSRSARYHFQRLDQNQELSCSKPHSTAYPVY, from the exons ATGTCTGCCTTTGACCAGGTGGCGGCGCTGCGGCACCAGAACCAGGAGCTGCTGGAGAGACTGAGAGTGAAACAGAAGAGCTACCGAGAGCTGaggaggggcagggagagaggggagc GAGAGGGGGGCCAGCCCTGGGCAGCCCGGGCAGCTCTGACTGCGTCGCTGAGAAGCCGGGctgggggagagggagaaggaggcaACAAAAGCTCAACGCCTCTCCGGGGAGCCCAGGGGTGGAAGCAGAGGGGCAGCGTGACCCAGGGGCGGGGCAGCGAGACCCAGGGGCGGGGCAGCGAGACCCAGGGGCAGGGCAGCGAGACCCAGGGGCAGGGCAGCGAGACCCAGGGGCGGGGCAGCGAGACCCAGGGGCGGGGCAGCGAGACCCAGGGGCAGGGCAGCGAGACCCAGGGGCGGGGCAGCGAGACCCTGCGCTACACTGACCAGCTGCTGCACCTTGGAAACGACCGGCAGAGAGACGCCTTCATCAGAGAGACCAGGAGACCCAAACCCATCCTGCTTCCCCCTCACAgcagagagagg AAGGGGGCGAGTCACGTGACCTTCCAGTCCCCTGAAGAGGCGAGTGAGGGGGAGGGCTGGTCTGTGAGGCCCTTCCTGGGCTACGATTGGATAGCAG GTGTGCTGGACGCAGACTCCTCCCTCTCTGAGAAATCCGAGCCATTCTTCACAGAGCTGAGAGACTTCCGACAGGTCAACAGAGAAGAGTGCGTCCACCAGGAGTACATGGA AGCGGAGCAGCTTGACCTCTTACCCCTGACCTCAGTGAAGGATCCCCAGGTTCTGGATTACTCTCGAGACACCCATCAGT gcaCGCACTGTTATCGTGTGAACAGCAGACTGTTTGCTGTGCCTCTGGACCCCCAGGCTGCCTGTCCCGTCTGCAAGACCCCCAGATCACAGCGCCCCACCCCCACCGCCCAGGAGCCCGCCTTCATCCG GGTGAGTATCCCTCGCTCCACGCTGCTGCCGGCCTACAGGTACACAGCACACCGACGCAAGAGCTTTGACCCCTCGGACAGCCTGGCCCTGCCCTCc cacTGTCTGTCAGGCTGGTCCagcacagcgccccctgctgccCCTTCAATGAACAGCCTGGATCTGAAAACCTCAGTGAAGCCAGAGACAGCCAGCAGTGTCCTCTCCACCAGCGCCCTCTACCTGTCACAGCTG GACTGCTCTGTGTCCAGAGTGATGGGAGGGGCCCACACTGACCAGCTGCTGGACCTGTCTCGCTCAGCCCGGTACCACTTCCAGAGACTGGACCAGAACCAAGAGCtgagctgcagcaaaccacacagCACAGCGTACCCAGTGTActga
- the LOC117425152 gene encoding thrombospondin type-1 domain-containing protein 8-like produces MLVLLGVAVVLLEIPLLAAHDSSLQWGGWQSWVCVCDLHKQARIRYFTVQQRAGEINLNTAQFWQEKPCQRADCQGCTAEQCPDTPAPVPPRPEAEPYDSLPVVDDLG; encoded by the exons AtgctggttttactgggagtcgCTGTGGTGCTGCTGGAGATCCCCCTGCTGGCTGCTCATG actcCTCTCTGCAGTGGGGTGGCTGgcagtcctgggtgtgtgtgtgtgatctgcaCAAGCAGGCTCGGATCCGGTACTTCACGGTGCAGCAGCGTGCCGGTGAGATCAACCTCAACACCGCCCAGTTCTGGCAGGAGAAGCCGTGCCAGCGTGCCGACTGCCAGGGCTGCACCGCAGAGCAGTGTCCCGACACCCCGGCCCCCGTCCCGCCGCGCCCCGAGGCCGAACCCTACGACAGCTTGCCCGTCGTCGACGACTTGGGATAG